A window from Citrus sinensis cultivar Valencia sweet orange chromosome 5, DVS_A1.0, whole genome shotgun sequence encodes these proteins:
- the LOC102623529 gene encoding WAT1-related protein At1g68170-like yields MCRYFNGSSGKGLFNELIDAIKTLELDIDDVRGQGYDNEMMVKWGQICNLIHGLKPVLMMVVASAAFAGVNIFYKLAANDGMSLRVIIAYRLIFASAFTVPVALLLERNCIPKLNFKMLFLAFLSGLCGGSLCQNLFVESLVLTSATFTSAMFNLVPAVTFVLATSIGSEKLGIRTRAGKAKVLGTLIGIIGAMLLTLYKGVEIKIWSTHVDLLHHAGVRHMASSNAGKRLIGSLLTLGSCLSYALWLIVQAKISKEYPCQHSNAALMCVMGAIQAVVFALCMEKDSDQWKLGWNIRLLTVAYSGIVGSGLMVTMTSWCVHIRGPLFVSVFTPLSVVAVAVAASLILDEKLHLGSVLGATLIVCGLYAVLWGKGKEMKKQSQLVPAANTSKESESIEISITSPNEEIKELNDSRKGDQVLPN; encoded by the exons ATGTGTAGATATTTCAATGGATCCAGTGGAAAAGGCCTTTTTAATGAACTCATAGACGCCATAAAAACTCTTGAACTTGACATTGATGATGTAAGAGGACAAGGATATGATAATG AGATGATGGTGAAGTGGGGACAGATATGTAATTTGATACATGGGTTGAAGCCAGTGTTGATGATGGTGGTAGCTTCTGCAGCATTTGCGGGGGTTAATATCTTCTATAAATTAGCAGCTAATGATGGAATGAGCTTAAGAGTCATCATTGCCTATAGATTAATTTTTGCCtctgcttttactgttcctGTTGCACTTCTACTTGAAAG gAATTGCATACCAAAACTGAATTTTAAGATGCTTTTTCTAGCTTTTCTTTCTGGGTTGTGTGG GGGATCGTTGTGTCAAAATTTGTTCGTAGAGAGCTTGGTCTTAACCTCGGCAACATTTACTAGTGCCATGTTTAATCTTGTTCCAGCTGTGACCTTCGTTTTGGCTACCTCTATTGG ATCAGAGAAACTTGGTATAAGGACAAGGGCTGGTAAGGCAAAAGTGTTGGGTACATTAATTGGAATAATTGGGGCAATGCTGCTCACTCTTTACAAAGGTGTTGAGATAAAGATCTGGTCAACACATGTTGACCTTCTTCACCATGCTGGCGTCCGCCACATGGCGTCTTCTAATGCCGGTAAACGCCTCATTGGCTCGTTATTGACTCTGGGTAGTTGCTTGTCTTATGCTTTGTGGTTGATCGTTCAG GCTAAAATTAGTAAAGAATATCCATGTCAACACTCGAATGCAGCTTTGATGTGTGTGATGGGAGCAATTCAAGCCGTTGTTTTTGCCCTCTGCATGGAAAAGGATTCGGATCAATGGAAATTGGGCTGGAACATTAGACTTCTTACTGTAGCATATTCG GGAATCGTGGGTTCAGGTTTGATGGTGACAATGACATCATGGTGTGTACACATAAGAGGCCCTCTTTTTGTATCTGTTTTTACGCCTTTGTCCGTTGTCGCTGTAGCCGTGGCCGCATCTTTAATTCTCGATGAGAAGCTACACTTGGGCAG tgTACTAGGAGCAACATTGATCGTGTGCGGACTTTATGCGGTTTTATGGGGTAAAGGAAAGGAGATGAAGAAGCAAAGTCAGCTAGTGCCAGCTGCTAACACCTCTAAAGAATCTGAATCTATTGAAATTTCTATTACTTCTccaaatgaagaaataaaggAACTAAATGATAGCCGGAAAGGAGATCAAGTTTTaccaaattaa
- the LOC127902255 gene encoding uncharacterized protein LOC127902255: MSIPGQQSPPPAPPLPPQSQPQPQSKDKEPMHQYSAHTVDPSSTPDDQTSTQTSDSNLAISNSHTESDTESSVSTSDSEKSYANITRILMAQPDQPDHGQTSHTELYVDIPS; encoded by the coding sequence ATGTCCATTCCTGGACAACAGTCCCCACCGCCCGCACCTCCACTACCACCTCAATCCCAACCTCAACCTCAGTCCAAAGACAAAGAACCCATGCACCAGTATAGTGCCCACACCGTAGATCCATCATCTACTCCAGATGATCAAACTTCTACTCAgacttctgattcaaatctagcCATTTCCAACAGCCATACTGAGTCTGACACAGAATCTTCAGTATCCACTAGTGACTCTGAAAAGTCCTATGCTAATATCACCCgaatcttgatggcccaacCTGATCAACCTGATCACGGCCAAACCTCTCACACAGAActatatgttgatattccttCATAA